The segment TAAGTACTACCTATTTCTATTTTTTGGTTTTAATTTTAATAGTGTTAAATCACACTATCAGATAATAAGACATAATTTATGTCTTTAATTTTATTTACGATTGTTATAACATAAACAACCACGGCAACATAAACCTGCAAACAACTATAAATATCACTTATATGCATAGATGATAAAAATGTTTAATGTATTTGGAGGGATTTATATGGCTATTAAAATTAGCGATATATTGGGCAAGCAGATCTACACCATGACCGCGAGGTATGTAGGCAAAGTGTATGATGCCATCCTCGACACGGAAAAATCCGCAATTAGCGGAATTGTAGTATCTGATGTATCAAACGGTTGTTTAAAAGAGTTGGTTGGAAATGTTGACAAAAAAATAGTACTTCCCTACAACTTAGTCACAGCAATAGGTAACATAGTATTGATGAAACCTCCAGCAAAAGTATTGGTTAAAACATCTGAAACTGAAAAAAGCAAAATTTCAAAATAAAATTTATTTTTAGCTTTTTTTATGGTTGTTTTTAGCAAATTTAAAAATAGATATAGTGATATGATGT is part of the Methanotorris formicicus Mc-S-70 genome and harbors:
- a CDS encoding PRC-barrel domain-containing protein, translating into MAIKISDILGKQIYTMTARYVGKVYDAILDTEKSAISGIVVSDVSNGCLKELVGNVDKKIVLPYNLVTAIGNIVLMKPPAKVLVKTSETEKSKISK